One genomic window of Acetobacter oryzifermentans includes the following:
- a CDS encoding ParA family protein, producing the protein MSRNILVLASRAGKNVLGLDMDKQATLATWAERRERVRAGISGVSEIPVRRVMLDDWRGALKEARNSTADFIVIDTPPSIEINMTAILGLCEGADFVLVPCQQTQDDFDSVAPWMRHLKQSDVKAAFIINRANIRARSYATIRSKLMNVGPVCPIEISQAEEISLANGKGLGVMDLSKPKNAEAFGALWAYLKQELDL; encoded by the coding sequence TTGTCACGAAATATCTTGGTTTTAGCTTCAAGGGCAGGGAAAAATGTACTCGGTCTTGATATGGATAAACAAGCAACTCTAGCCACCTGGGCAGAGCGACGTGAACGCGTCAGAGCTGGAATCTCTGGCGTCTCGGAAATTCCAGTGCGTCGCGTAATGCTAGATGACTGGCGAGGCGCATTGAAAGAAGCGCGTAATTCTACAGCTGACTTTATTGTTATTGATACACCGCCATCAATAGAAATTAATATGACCGCGATTCTCGGACTGTGTGAAGGGGCTGATTTCGTTCTTGTACCTTGCCAACAGACCCAAGATGACTTTGATAGTGTCGCTCCATGGATGCGACATCTGAAACAAAGTGATGTAAAAGCGGCTTTTATTATTAATCGAGCTAATATACGTGCGCGTTCCTACGCGACTATTCGTTCAAAATTAATGAATGTAGGTCCAGTCTGCCCAATAGAAATATCACAAGCTGAAGAAATATCTTTAGCAAATGGTAAAGGGCTTGGAGTGATGGACCTAAGTAAACCGAAAAATGCTGAAGCTTTCGGTGCGTTGTGGGCATACCTAAAGCAGGAGTTGGATTTATGA